ccacaaatttccaattatttttgtaagtaaaaatttaactaaGAAGGCAAGtcgttttaatttattgttttgttattatttgtatttgtatttcctttttttaatttaaaaggaagaGGCAAATTGGAGAGCTGAAGTtagaggaatttttaatttatttgaatatttaaaaccaAATACGATTAGTGGTgggaaacaaatattaaaactggTTGCCATTTATCTTTTCTTCTAGATTAACAAAATATCATGCACCTATGTCATAAACATGGAATAATATCGGTTTTTGTCGACTTTCAACTTCGTTTCGAAATAAATACAtcaataatattcagaaaaacgtaacattattaataacaatttttatatcatcagtGTGGTTTGCTGTCCATTTCGTTTGTTCCTTTTGCTTAcatgttttcataaatttaatcacATTGCGATAAATATATTAGATTGTACTAATTAAAACGGTCAAAATGGAAATACGAATGAATGCATCGCCCTCCACCTTCAGTGCAAAATTGTGTATGCAGTCAGTTTCTTCTTCACAAAGTCAGTTCCTTCTTTCAATTTCCAGGGATGTTCCGGGTCTCTTCAGGGAAGCTCGTAGTAGCtgaaataaggtaaaaaaaacttattcttgctttaaagattattttaaaatgttataatttcataataaatcaaaaaaatactaactaaatcaaaaacaaaattatggtTGTAAGACGTAAGAATAATGTCCGGTTTCTAGCAAAATGTTCTAAAACAGTACTAATCATCCACAAATTCACCAAAAGTCCGCAATGAAAGATTGAATTATGCGTTTTCTAGATTGCCAAAACTAggagaaatcattaaaaaaatcaacatttgcAGTCAAACTTTCTTTTTACATCTGACCAATACGGTTATGGAAGAAagcaagtgtttttttaaatgaacgaaAGTTCCTTTATACGACTAGGAATTACATctataaaacttataattaacAAAGTTGCAATGAACACAagagttatgaaataaaatatttattgttttgtcttaattttaatgaattatctattgcataaaaattaagaaattataaattattttaattgaattcattagTATTTTGCTATTACGTGAAACCTgaatgagtttaaaattttaatttagaattttaaagaataaaagaaatgatggtTTGAATgcgaaaaattttcaaactgcaaaaataaaatgaaaaatgaatttatacagCCATTTTgtgttatgaaatttgaataaaaattcattagtgATCTCATCGATATTTGAATTAACTGtaacaatttttcgaaaaatgGAGTAAAATTTGTCCATCTAAAAACACATGTTTACAATTTCCCTTATCCCTTAtccttatttccaaaaatataactgTGCAGGGTTATTCAAAATGAAAGGGCAGTTTTAAAAcgtttatttctaatgaataacaATCGATAAAAACACCTACAATACGTCAATaaccaaagaaaaaataattttatatattcggATAATCATGGTGAAAATAAAGCCATGTTGCTTGTTATTATGTACTTGTAAAAAATTATGACGCGTCAAGAAATTtcttagtgtgtgtgtgtgtgtgtgtgtgtgtgtgtgtgcacatgAAACATAAGGGGTATATTTTAATACAGGATCTGCATAAGGACCAGAATTTTAGAAGTATGAACAGACCAGAATTGATTAACTATGAAAGATATCCGTCCAATATTATCTATTCATAagatgtgaacacgataactcaaaaactcagcaggctaaatcaataaattttggtaaaagttcttggtgcaaaaaattaataatgaaccACACATTTTGCTCACACATCCAATTGCTCAATAAAATTCAACCCAAGTAAATTACGTATCTTAATACTACAAATTTGaacgtaaattattttttatagtgtaTGATAAGTTCGAGAcgcatgatttaaattattataaaattttacaaaattgaaacaCATACATATTCTTGCTAGATCCGCTTTGAAAACGACAAGCACAAGGAATATTTTTCTCAGGAATTTTACAGTAGTCGTTTGATGATTTCTCTTTACATTGATTCTGGCAAGTTGCATTTTGATAAACTTCGCAGTTCTTAACCTTGATACATTCGCACTTTACGGAATTTCCTTCACCCATTCTGCAGCTTCCTCCGAGATTGATACGTCTATGATTTAAACAGTGGTCATTACATCTCTTAATCAGGATTTCGTGACACGGAATATCTGTAAAAGAGGTATATAGTCACATTAACTTATTGTTAAAATACATGGAAAAGAGTTCAAACAGCACATTTTAATAATGCAACATTCAAATCAAGTCATAATAGatgaattaaagtttattttttattcatgaataaaaaGAGTCAACGCGTTATCTTTACTCCGTCTTTATTTTCTCAGTCATTCAATGTAGATATATATTTccagtttcaaaaacatttcaaatgatataaatattcatgttctaatatttttttatgtaaaaaaagatccgttttataaaaattacaaaatatagattcttGTATGGTTCCATATTCtctgtaattatatttcaaaaacgtttGCGGTTGTCTTAAAAATATAACGCAAAAAAATATGGATTCTGTATGAAGAAATTGACGGAGATATTGCGCTTTAAAATTTGAACTGGCTCAGTTTATGAGAATTTCGATGTTGGATTGAATTGAAgtagaatgaattaattaaattaattaaaataaacacccTGAACATACAAAATACTCTAAAAGAACCGAATAAAGGGTAGCAGAATACAAAAATCAGATATGGCTATAACTTGCCACCAAATCGATGGTAACCAATTAGTATTGTAACCATACTGTGGGAGTTCAGATTtggagattaaatatttttataatttttttcctacaaagATCAAAGTGTTTAAGTATAATAAAGTCATCATTCCCTACGCAATGAGATTGGTTAAAGCACTAGTTAATGGAAATCAACCAATGCAGCATCCCTATTTCAAAACCGgtacaagataaaataaaatcaattaaacaatTGTAGAATGTCTTGGATttagtaagaaaagaaaatttgagtaCAACAGTTCAgggaagaaaatgaataaaatgagaatttatttagTCTTGATTTTCCAAACCTATGACAACAACTCTTGATACTAgaataaaaggttattttttgCACACAAAAAAATCCAGATGAGCATTGTCGCTGACTAAAGTATTTCGAACATGTTGTTCGAAATGTTGACTTTCAGGTAGAGCGTCTGGAGGAAGCATTAGAAAGCGCGAGCAAACAAAACCAagttttatatgttttgtttttagcATTATTATGCTCAATGTGTTTTTTCATACTAAATcgaaaatattgaacaaatttgTACTTGATTTTTATCCCTTACATTGTATTGTCTTCAAGATATGAACTTTAACTCTATTCTTTGTAGGCTGATTACGCTATAACTGATCTCACCGTATAACTTACGGTCAGTTATTTATACTTAGTCACTAAATTTCTGGCAATATTTCTCACCATTTTTGAAGTTAACATAGATAGAAGAACTTGTATAAAAATccttgattttttaaagttatttaatggtatcgtaatttttgaatattttttgtattttcatttcaaaaataaacatgaatgttCAAATCGTTTGAAAGGATTTGACTGTTGAAAACACATACCAATGACAAGCAGCTGTGAAAATAATTGAAGGTAAAGATAACAGATTACATCCTGTATAactatgaaatagaaaatttaaaataaatttttaaaatctgtaatgcTGCGAATGGGAGAGTAAACGATGTTATTACCTTATAATATTTCATTcgtaatatgtttttaaatgattatatctCTATAGCTGAAAactatatttatgtattatattacctttataaattagatattaaaaatgccTAAATAATGTAGTAAAAGACAGTAAACGTTTCTggccaaaaattattttcatatatatatatttttttcataaacatataaaaataaatgtatggaaGAAATCTAGGAACCATTAGAAATTTCGACATCGATATGTCCACTGGCTTAAGATCAGAAAGAAAATCCTTTTTGGTTTTCAATTTGTCTGTCAgtctatgaaacaaaataattcaaaaccgaAACAAGTGAGATTGAAGAAATTTTGCCATGAAATTTTAACGCCGAAATTAAAGcatgtggtggtatgtagattattatgatccatgcaggaagcaacaggacgagggtttttaggaacatttcttttaataatcacattcacacacactaatcaagcacaaacacaaagtcAAGACATTCACgtgcgcggcttcacagttcagcattacatctcattctaattacaatcgcaatgcactatgggatgacatatgggatgacCTAATcgggcatcgccatctagtatccaaaagagaagataagagtaatgcaactgctacgatttattttcctatttgaaAGATATCAAGTTGTTCACCAGGATCAATGAAaatgataacacaaaaacgcaacAAGTTTGATGGATGAATTTCAGTACatgatctttacattaaatttttgatatatgtttgattttggatgaaatttgtcAACTTGAAGATTGTCAGcttattttactatttgatttttatacatgataactcaaaaacaaacaagcaatataaagaaaattaggaATCTGGTCTTTTCATTAGAATTccaaatttactttgaaaaattcttGTCTCAAGTTTTCTGAATCCATGTGCATATGTGAGGCAATCAGATTCGATGAGGCAATTCTGATTGCTCCGTTACAACAAATtactgtataattttattatgatatctttttaataatatccgGCTTTCAGAATATCTAATAACACCAAGGAGATCTCGtacaatattttgtgctaataaggaAAGTAAAAGACATTGCATTTTGTTTGGCATGACtgaatattgtcacgtagatactatgatatagaactcaatgacacgcACAAggggtagagctaaaccaatttattaactgaactcagaactgagaatacagtaactgacaaatcttctgcttttatacaagcagagaaagttccagaatactcttctggagatagtaagaaaagtccagaacacttgtctggtaaactaaagaaatgtccagtatcttctggaacatgaaataaaggaaaacataaaatcgaggaattgagtatttacatatactattaatcgcattgtctctagcgggattcgaacccaggtcacttgatcatgagaccagtgccatgaccattcggccatgtaGATTCGACTGTCTCTTTTTCAATGAGACAATATTTCGAATAATGAATTAACAGATATTTCCAGCATTcagatagatatatttatttgacaaaattaggcagaccaaaattattaaaaataattagctcATTTTTatgctaagaatttttttttcttttggtctATATATCTGGCTTATTAAGTCTTCTGCTTTATTTATGACtttcactttcaaatttaaaatttttactaataaaattttttaatgtaatatcaaCAACAAATGTAATTTAGAtcatttcaagataatttttgcCTCCCGATACTCTCTCAAGCTAAACGAAAAACTGAAGGAAAAGAATGTACAATCTTCTAATTTTTATAGgaaagttttttatttgtattttttttttaaaaaaattcaaatgtacaAAAATTGAACAAGAATTGTTGGCATACCTGAATTTTTCAATAGAAACTCGAAATTACTTACCTTCAGATAAAGATATCAATTTAAAGGGGGGGGAAAAcagcaaaatttctaaaattaaataatttattgttatggtatgaaatgtttttcttctcGTTGATTACTgtctttgcaaataaaaatttgaattcaatcagAATTCAACAGCTATAAAACTAGAATAGTATCCTAAAAACAAGCATTTGATTATAGTTATTTCATGTTTAATACTAGTTTTCAAACTTGTTGTTATGACGATTTGTTTCATAGATATATGGATCATCTGAAAATTTACGCCCTTTCCACTAAAGATAAATTGGTAACATGAAAGAAACTTTAAGTAATCTACATGCTTTCCTGTGTGCATATGGATTAAATCCAACTTACTGTTTGGTGTTGTGTCTATCAACATTGGAgttgaaaaatctgaaattaacaGAAGGGCTCTTTAAACAAATGGAATAAATGACAtgtgattatataaataaaaatttaaaaatgaaagcagaaGAAATTATACGAAGTAAAATTTGTATCCGGTCATTCACCAAGCATGACCAAATTGCTTAATCGTTCAAACCCTCGATAGGGGTTACTTTCGAGTCCTTTTAAGGCATGGCAACCTACAACTTGTAATAAATTTCTCAAACAACATTTGGCGAGAAATTGCCAGAATGTTTACTGAAGTGTGGaggcattatttttaaattgaatcaataatatttaatttcatgccTGATGGAACTTTCAGTAATCCTAAAATGAAGGAAACCTACATATGATTTTAGGATTCACTGGGAATGACACCAACagtgtttttttaaactgtttgtGTCATTTTTTAGGTAAATAATTGACAACTCGTAAgatgttatttttacttttattacagCGTATAATCATACGAAATTATCTGCCAACGCTGCATCGTGTTGCAGACACTTTCACTCAAAAAATTGCTAAGGTTATGCTGAGTATCTGTTTGTCCACAGTGAACATTCAAAAAAGCAttccattttgataaaatttagtgTAAGTCTTACATCAAAATCGAAGATTCGTTACTAATCTCTAATCCTTACTGATTCAAGAAGAGCAATGCAGAATACTTATTGGATCCCTATCAGAATACTACGAATCTAAATACTAAGTTTTTTTCTGAAGTTAGTAAGCCCACGAAAAAATGTGAATACTTAAGAAAAAATTACTGTCTCTATATGTTTATTTTTGCCAATCGAggttaaaactgaaatccaaaattaagaaatctgaATCTTTTATATCTTCTGAAGAAATACTCGAATCTACAAGATCTGAATATCCCTCAAAAATTCCACggccaatttttcaaaattttgttaatcgTTCGGTATATGTGACACATTGATGCATAAAGTAATTTTGTTAATCGCCCGGTATGTGTGACACATtgatatataaagtaattttgttaATCGTCCGGTATGTGTGACACATAAAGTAATTTTATCCAAAAGAAGATAtgacatttcaaattaatttttattttatgaattctatTGCGTTTGACTCGGATGaacatttcgatttaaaaaaaaaatttgcagaaattgtccTGCCTCCAGATAAAAATATCGGTTtctgaaaatgttggaaaaatatttttttttcgaaattaattaaaacaaactttttatgaaataaaataatatattatccaTATTTTCCATGTTTCTTGTGCGAAATGTAAACTTTTCGTAATCTGATCCAACACTGCCTATACAAGAAAAGATTGAAATTCACGAGAAAATAGATCTATATTGATACATAGTGTGTAATTTACGTTTGGCACTCTCTTTTAAAAACATACGTGTGACATGTTATTTTTATGAAGCATGTTTCTCAGCAATAtaaatcattacaattttaatcTATGGTAactaaagataaatgaaaaatgttttcattcagtGAATGTGTTAAGTTATTCCGCTTTCAactgaacttattttttaatgacagGTAGATTAAATGGGACTTACATTGTGTTGTTGTCTCTGCCAATTCTGGAGTTTCggaatctgaaaatttaaaaaacgtttGTTAAATAAACAGGCTGTAAACGCTgtaatactgaaaataattatcCACAGTagaatgcaagaaaaatatttgatatcatgATCTTAAGCGGATTGCAATGTTCCAAAAACGATGAAAATATACAACaactgaatttgaatatttgaaaaaaatttatgtatcaacaggaagaattaaaataatttctctaatttcaTATTGAGTAATGTCATCAACAAAACAGTTTCGTACATCTTATTCCATACATTCTGATTCTAGTATAAGCAGAACTCTCTCAAACCTGGTCATATggtaataaatacatatatttatctttcaaaatccGGAATATTCTGTTAAAccttatacatacatacatatatacatattgttacgaatctgtgatgtggcttcccagcatagttggttccataggagctcccagagcttggcgacaaacttggcgactttggcgacaaaatagattatacccgaaacatcgagaattttcccgatccgtccagtagaaaCCGAGATACACCACCAactttcctgattggttgagaggcttctagcagcgcctcctgagacctataaaaagggcagccgcagctgccaggggggtcgtgaattgagtcgtggtagtcggaatcgacggtgaagaactggtcttccagggattagcggagcGGCGACAGAGTCAAGCTAGAGCTGAACTAAGCTgcgcgctactgtctgcagttgTTGTatactgcacgtctcggctgaagataatcgtcttctgtgctgtatatagctgtcgtctttgtgctgtcctgtgtgtcttcgtgtaaataaacatcgttgttttattttctactgctgattgagcgttctcctcaccatataacttccactatccaaacgaaccccggaaatttcgtaacaatatatatagcTCTTTATAGTTATAGTGAATCCTATCTATATAGTTCTATATACTctgtaattgattaaaaatgaatagtaaacATATTCATTCAGCGAGCGAGTTAGATTATTGCTCTTTCGACAtcgacgtgtttttttttttttttttttttttttgtaacagatAGATTAAAAGCAACTTACATTCTGTTGTCTCTTCTACCGTCGTTGGATTTggtgaatctaaaaaaaatcatttaaatgaataagatgAAAAACtttgtgtttataaaaaaatcattcaaagtgGAAAGCAGACTATATAACAATTATTCAatacaattgtttattttaaaacatcgtCATCAATGAAAAACTTTTCTTATAGTGAGTGCATCATCATCAACGAAATCACGTCAGAATTTCACAGTTAACTTAACAAAAATGGCCATGATATTATATGTTTTCTAAGTTCAGATGTTATGCACTTAAAGTAGATAATATATTAACTGATGtaaccaataaaattttataagtttaaccAGTTTTCTCTCTAAGACACataaaattctcagtttaatGCCGTCAtccttatttcaaattagattgtGATGATTGCTGTAATGTTGTAAATGCAAAAACATGTGGTATTTTTTCGACCTTTCCTTCTTAAAACTTTTCAGAGATTATTTATCTCTGGTTTTGATTTTCACttccaaatttaaattccttaataataacatttttaatgtaatataaataaacatgaaatgtaATTCAGATATTTTTCGCAATATATCTATGACTTCTGGGATTTTTGTCTGCTAAACAAAAGAAGCTATAATTAGAATGtacaactttataatttttatagacagtaatttccttatttctatttgaaaaaaattcaaatgtgaaaCTATTCATCAAGAATTAATTGGCATACTCGAATTTTTCGACAGACatagataataaaattctttgcctTCAGAGAGATATTAATTTTCCCCCAAAGAAAGagcagtaatattttcaaaattaattaactcattgttattataaaaaagaatttcttcccACCGATTAATATTtgcacaaaaacatttaaatttagtcAGGATTCAGCATGCacctataaaattataatagtgcagtaaaagttagatttttattgcaatttttcctGTTTGATACTAGTTTTTAAACTTGTATTTATTTAAGAGGTACGTATCAATAGATATATGTATCCTCATATCTCTTTTGTGTtgttcgttaaaaataaattaaaaatgtgataaattatagaattttttttattattattattcccctTTCAAAATCGATGTGGTTTTCTACAACAGAACAGTTTAAAGGTGACTTACCTTCTGTTGTTGACTCTTTCATCACTGGAGTTGTAAAATCTGAAAgcagaagaaaaattcttaaatcaaataatatttaacttgtttgataatgaaaatgaagaagaaaaacagAAAGTAGGAAAAGGGGTATGACTTAAGATAATTCTCTCAACAAGCAGCTTTTAGAGTTGCAACAAATTTCTCAGGATTGAGACATTTGTCTAGAAATTACCAAAGAAATTCAGCTTTGCTAACTGCAGAATATTCTGAAGTTGAACCAAGAAATGTCATACCAaactagggtttgacggttttcaaacccggttttaaaaatccgattttttaaagtaattttatcacattcgaaaaccggtttttaaattaagaaaaccggttttaagaattcatattattatgtaaaaattaattttgaacttatttgatttgctattcattgtATGTAATGGGcagcaaacatattttttcaacgttgcaagttgcgttggccagtgcttgtgcactgcacagttgcgcctcgaattcgtcaattcatgtttttcatgaacatcccttttcactttttttttctaggtgaaacaaaagtttgataaagttcatctcttacTTCTCGTCGGAtattttgtctatcggtatgaagtcggtgctaatagaaatgtcagcaatttgactggctcgtttcgaagaacgtgtgaaaggaataaataattccccgttttctgcttcctgatcgcagtatttaatgatatcatataaaattttcttcgtaccactcctgaaagcttttttactacaccacttgaactagtcatatcaatacgaaatattcaattaaaataaaattggaattttaaataaaacacagggtgttaaaatattccatatttttttttcgcaacgttttaacataaattatatctttagcaagcatcggaattagattaagaagtgtttatttttttttcaaaattcctagaaaatgtatagattagattattttaaattgcattaatattaatagttaaaataataaaattgtaaaataaacgtcgaaaatatttattcaataactttaatttcatttttagataaagtttGGGAAGTTAGTCGAAAGTTTgggataatttcaaaaagttccggatagacaaggcaatctgaaatcattgtaataaaatgttgagctgcaaaggattaTCTACGAgtaatctacataatcatttgaaagcagctcataaaataattgtctgatataatataattgtttaatttcttgaagaccctgaagaaaaacttacaaatccaaagacactgaaagatgaattttcattatttgaacaaacaaataaaagaacaaaaaacttagatttgtaatttgatgccaaactcagtaactagtgaacgagtattgtcaatttcaggcaatattgtgtccaaaatgagaacgagacttagccaccgttcagtggatattttatgttttttaaaatcctattttcttagaagaaattaaaattagtgaaaataatatcaatattattataaatatttgtttgagttttcgttattttgtgtaagtaatatgtatatgtaatctttaattttgttttttatattttgactttgatattgatttcgttttttgttattttatataaattaaaataaaataaaataaatagaatagggaaaaatattttattttcccctattcaatttttttttttgacaaaaatttgaaaaccggctaaaaccggtttttttagaaatatagaattcgaaaaccggtttttcaaaaagtcggtttttgtataaaccctataCCAAACCATACTCTGGGTTGTAATAAacttaaagcaaagaaaatttgcAAAGGTTAATGAAATGACGtgacatttaaatgaaatgactACATcagtttttattgcaataaaatttttgatgttcttttttcttttctaaattaagaATAAGAGTGAATCTTATTTGTTAAAGCTGGATATTGCCGCAGacattttttccaaaaacttGCTAAGGATGTGCAAAAGATATGCTTGTTTGTCCACTCTGGaaatacaatattcaaaaatatatctatcaatataaataaaattaaatccacAGTCTTTCATCAATCGTAGATTCATTATTAATcttaaacttaaattattaaaaaggaacAATCCAAAACACTTAGTGGATCCATTTCACAATACTACAAAGCTCAAACACTAACTTTTTCTCTGTAATTGGCACACACATGAAAAAGTATGCATAACTGAGGAAAAACATTcccattacttatttatttttctcactcCAGATTAAAGctgaaatccaaaaaaaaaaaaaaaaaaaaaaaaaaaaaacagattaaattattatttttacattttttgaagaaattcttgAATTGACATGAAGATCCAGAATTCCATGTCTGAAGATTTATAAATCGTCATGCATATATGCAATATTGAAGCACAAAgtcattttatgcaaatttaggtatgacatttctaattaatttttgttttatgaattgcATTACATTTGACttgcataaatatttcaatgaaaaattttgcagaaatgaaatttttgatgaagAATTTTGACTTgcttataaataaagatatcgattttagaaaaagatagaaaaaaatttcaaaaataattattgcatcaATTTTAGATGGtacttaaaaaatgatcaaaatatcaaaatttttataggcCCATTTGTTTGCTTATACCTTTCTTAACATCACGCTAAACTATTAAAGCTGTATctgtattatttcaaaagttattaaggTTTTTATTCGCAATAACATGGATTTAAGAGGACCTGAACCTTTAAAAATAGCCTTTAAAGACTCGGAATTTCCGAAATAGTGTCCCAAACCAAagaaatgttgaattattttactctttttaacGGAGAATTGTGTTCTTCTGGTAAATATTCTTGGTGCTTTTATCAGGAAGCTTTGG
Above is a genomic segment from Argiope bruennichi chromosome 1, qqArgBrue1.1, whole genome shotgun sequence containing:
- the LOC129974344 gene encoding mucin-2-like encodes the protein MDIGFASLRHSISVWQSMMRSFGIVVEESFLITGDREVKGAKAKCNTATRNLNSPNPETIKTSTQYFTTAISIETTRKDSSTPTPVETTTQFSDFITALTTEETTTNYSPISTSIKTTTEDFTTPVMKESTTEDSPNPTTVEETTEYSETPELAETTTQYFSTPMLIDTTPNNIPCHEILIKRCNDHCLNHRRINLGGSCRMGEGNSVKCECIKVKNCEVYQNATCQNQCKEKSSNDYCKIPEKNIPCACRFQSGSSKNIYYELP